Proteins encoded by one window of Natronomonas salsuginis:
- a CDS encoding cold-shock protein: MATGTVDFFNDTGGYGFIDTEDADEDVFFHMEDVGGPDLEEGQEVEFDIEEADKGPRATNLTRL; encoded by the coding sequence ATGGCAACCGGAACGGTTGATTTCTTCAACGACACTGGCGGATACGGCTTTATTGACACTGAGGACGCGGACGAGGACGTCTTCTTCCACATGGAGGATGTCGGCGGCCCGGACCTCGAAGAAGGACAGGAAGTCGAGTTCGATATCGAGGAGGCCGACAAGGGCCCCCGCGCGACGAACCTGACCCGCCTGTAA
- a CDS encoding carbonic anhydrase, protein MPEATLAELFERNARHAESIPEDYFDAVQSGQMPAVVSVCCSDSRVSQEGMWDVDEPGWLFTAGNIGNQVRDRYDGREVVSGDVLYPIRFTDTRLAAVVGHTGCGAVTATLERVRSDEQTLLPEGIEKRVETLRPIVEAGLDDDRISDDETAGVIDQLVEYNVDRQVEFLRAADSIPDSTTVVGFVYDFQGVYGDALGRCYLVNYDGETSAEALRTVVPDRFESHVDRLVA, encoded by the coding sequence ATGCCAGAAGCGACGCTAGCGGAACTCTTCGAACGGAACGCTCGTCACGCCGAATCCATCCCCGAGGACTATTTCGATGCCGTTCAGTCCGGACAGATGCCGGCGGTGGTCTCCGTCTGTTGCTCGGATTCGCGCGTTTCACAGGAGGGGATGTGGGACGTCGACGAACCGGGCTGGCTCTTCACCGCCGGCAACATCGGCAATCAGGTCCGCGACCGCTACGACGGACGCGAGGTCGTCAGCGGGGACGTTCTCTACCCCATTCGGTTCACCGACACGAGGCTGGCAGCCGTCGTGGGACACACCGGCTGTGGGGCCGTCACCGCCACGCTCGAACGGGTTCGATCGGACGAGCAGACGCTGCTTCCCGAGGGAATCGAAAAGCGCGTCGAGACGCTCCGTCCGATCGTCGAGGCCGGCCTCGACGACGATCGGATCAGCGACGACGAGACGGCGGGGGTGATCGATCAGCTCGTCGAGTACAACGTCGACAGACAGGTCGAGTTCCTTCGAGCGGCGGACTCGATCCCCGACTCCACGACCGTCGTCGGCTTCGTCTACGACTTCCAGGGCGTCTACGGGGACGCGCTCGGTCGGTGTTATCTCGTCAACTACGACGGCGAGACGTCCGCCGAGGCGCTTCGCACCGTCGTTCCGGATCGATTCGAATCTCACGTCGATCGGCTCGTGGCCTAA
- a CDS encoding glutathione S-transferase family protein produces the protein MHQFVDGEWVSEYEATDEDGSFQRQPTSFRDRVDPDEAEAGRYHLYVSYACPWAHRTLIARKLLGLEEVISVDVVDPFRAEGGWQFTPDKDGCTVDSVNGVDYLREAYVEVDPNYTGRVTVPVLWDTVEDTIVNNESREVMRDLTTAFAELGNGVDLAPEELREEIDETLDRIYEPINNGVYRTGFADTQAAYDEAVTELFDALDHWDSVLESQRYLVGDRLTEADIAMYTTLVRFDEVYHTHFMCNRTLIREFDTLWPYLRDLYTTPGFGETTNMAHIKEHYYTTHPDVSPKRIVPIGPGPDFEAPHDRDELPGQPPVR, from the coding sequence ATGCATCAGTTCGTCGACGGCGAGTGGGTAAGCGAGTACGAAGCCACCGACGAGGACGGCTCGTTTCAGCGACAGCCGACGTCGTTCCGCGACCGAGTCGATCCCGACGAGGCCGAAGCCGGTCGGTATCACCTCTACGTGAGCTACGCGTGTCCGTGGGCCCACCGGACGCTCATCGCTCGGAAACTGCTCGGGTTGGAGGAGGTCATCTCAGTCGACGTCGTCGACCCGTTTCGCGCCGAGGGCGGCTGGCAGTTCACGCCCGACAAGGACGGCTGTACGGTCGATTCGGTCAACGGCGTCGACTACCTCCGGGAGGCCTACGTCGAGGTCGACCCGAACTACACCGGTCGGGTGACGGTCCCGGTGCTGTGGGACACGGTCGAGGACACGATCGTCAACAACGAATCGCGGGAGGTGATGCGGGACCTGACGACGGCCTTCGCCGAGTTGGGCAACGGCGTGGATCTCGCCCCCGAAGAACTTCGTGAGGAAATCGACGAGACGCTCGATCGGATCTACGAGCCGATCAACAACGGGGTCTACCGGACCGGGTTCGCCGACACGCAAGCGGCGTACGACGAGGCCGTCACCGAGCTGTTCGACGCCCTCGATCACTGGGATTCGGTGCTCGAATCCCAACGGTATCTCGTCGGCGATCGTCTCACCGAGGCGGACATCGCGATGTACACGACCCTCGTGCGGTTCGACGAGGTGTATCACACGCACTTCATGTGCAACCGCACGCTCATCCGCGAGTTCGACACCCTCTGGCCGTATCTGCGGGACCTCTACACGACGCCGGGGTTCGGCGAGACAACGAACATGGCACACATCAAGGAACACTACTACACAACCCACCCTGACGTGAGTCCGAAGCGCATCGTTCCGATAGGTCCGGGTCCGGACTTCGAGGCCCCACACGACCGCGACGAACTGCCCGGACAGCCGCCGGTCCGATAG
- a CDS encoding secondary thiamine-phosphate synthase enzyme YjbQ, with amino-acid sequence MNVSTEHRIDVVDVTERVEAELPAVDHGLCTVFVEHTTAALSINEAEPHLVDDIEAFVAELSASDGWKHDALDGNADSHLRSSLFGRSVCVPIRDGKLALGTWQSVLLIECDGPRTRSLSVTATPSVE; translated from the coding sequence ATGAACGTATCCACCGAGCACCGGATCGACGTCGTCGACGTGACCGAGCGAGTCGAAGCCGAACTTCCGGCCGTCGATCACGGACTCTGTACGGTGTTCGTCGAACACACGACGGCGGCGCTCTCGATCAACGAAGCCGAACCGCACCTAGTGGACGACATCGAGGCGTTCGTCGCCGAGCTGTCCGCCTCGGACGGCTGGAAACACGACGCGCTCGACGGCAACGCCGATTCACATCTCCGGTCATCGCTGTTCGGTCGCAGCGTCTGCGTCCCGATACGCGACGGGAAACTGGCGTTGGGAACGTGGCAGTCGGTTTTGCTGATCGAGTGCGACGGTCCCCGGACCCGGTCGCTATCGGTGACTGCGACGCCGAGCGTCGAGTAG
- a CDS encoding halocarboxylic acid dehydrogenase DehI family protein, whose protein sequence is MDTSKQLYEHEATGWKRGLYDDVKHTFRAPIVNWIFRTTMANHPEFVRHMWGQVKPAFQTRAFGRVSIEYRDAVLGAVESERDLPAYGREEIDVSPAEYAELRRQLATFDVVAPRLAVLFELVDRSLSEQPVGTATMDASSATEPLPPALDRDRGAPPTLAAFDDPPTDLAGTIESIRAFHGIDEGLPSVHRCLAQWPEYLSRAWTDIEPALRDETFDDGRAAARRVVEEYVGSLPYVPQLGADVLASRGLDEDAIEELRALFREFNRGAIETVVPSIHVFADTLRVAGRRDGW, encoded by the coding sequence ATGGACACGAGCAAACAGCTGTACGAGCACGAGGCGACCGGGTGGAAGCGCGGGCTCTACGACGACGTCAAGCACACGTTTCGAGCGCCGATCGTCAACTGGATATTCCGGACGACGATGGCGAACCATCCCGAGTTCGTCCGCCACATGTGGGGGCAGGTGAAGCCGGCGTTTCAGACGCGAGCGTTCGGCCGCGTCTCGATCGAGTATCGCGACGCCGTGTTGGGTGCCGTCGAGTCAGAACGCGACCTCCCGGCGTACGGTCGAGAGGAGATCGACGTCTCGCCGGCCGAATACGCGGAACTCCGCCGACAGCTCGCGACGTTCGACGTGGTCGCACCGCGGCTCGCGGTGTTGTTCGAACTCGTCGACCGATCGCTCTCCGAGCAGCCGGTCGGAACGGCGACGATGGACGCGTCGAGCGCGACCGAACCGTTGCCGCCGGCGCTCGACCGGGACCGGGGAGCACCGCCGACGCTTGCGGCGTTCGACGATCCGCCGACCGACCTCGCCGGAACGATCGAGTCGATCCGGGCGTTTCACGGCATCGACGAGGGGCTCCCCAGCGTCCACCGATGTCTGGCGCAGTGGCCCGAGTATCTCTCGCGGGCCTGGACAGATATCGAGCCGGCGCTCCGGGACGAGACGTTCGACGACGGTCGTGCTGCTGCTCGCCGAGTCGTCGAGGAATACGTCGGGTCGCTTCCGTACGTGCCGCAGCTCGGGGCGGACGTGTTAGCTTCGCGCGGACTGGACGAGGACGCGATCGAGGAGCTCCGCGCGCTGTTCAGGGAGTTCAACCGCGGCGCGATCGAGACGGTCGTCCCGTCGATCCACGTGTTTGCGGACACGCTGAGAGTCGCGGGACGACGGGACGGCTGGTGA
- a CDS encoding thioesterase family protein yields the protein MDGLPRPGITAERTFRVERRHTTHLFGTQKHPPGLPAAADADDGDSMRVLGTPQLLAEVEFLGRESLRGTLPDGTGVAGTSAEVRHRRAVSVDRSVLVRTELTDVTDRTLTIEGTLSLVDSDQLVGEVVNTLRVVEREAFLDRIDAEDP from the coding sequence ATGGACGGTCTCCCGCGCCCCGGAATCACCGCCGAGCGGACGTTTCGCGTCGAGCGTCGCCACACGACACACCTATTCGGCACACAGAAGCATCCCCCCGGCTTGCCCGCCGCAGCCGACGCTGACGACGGGGATTCGATGCGGGTGCTCGGCACGCCACAACTGCTCGCCGAAGTCGAGTTTCTGGGCCGCGAATCGCTGCGTGGGACGCTCCCCGACGGCACCGGTGTCGCCGGAACGAGCGCGGAGGTTCGACACCGTCGAGCCGTCTCGGTCGACCGTTCCGTGCTCGTTCGAACGGAACTGACCGACGTGACGGACCGGACGCTCACGATCGAGGGGACGCTGTCTCTCGTCGACTCGGACCAACTTGTCGGCGAGGTGGTGAACACGCTTCGGGTGGTCGAGCGCGAGGCGTTCCTCGACCGGATCGATGCCGAAGACCCCTGA